The following is a genomic window from Halichoerus grypus chromosome 13, mHalGry1.hap1.1, whole genome shotgun sequence.
ttacaaaacacacaGCTGCCAGATTTGGTCCAGAGTATGGTTTCTAACCTCTCTCCTGTACCATCACTTGTCCATGAGGCCTTGGACTGAGTGCTCTTTTGACTCCCCAGGGCATGGCAGGGCCTTGGGGAAccagggtggggtgaggtgggatgGGGTGGAACACAGGAGTCTCTCTCTCTAGCAGCTGACGTCAGAGAGGCTCAGGCTTAGTGGGGGCTGAGGCAGGAGATCCTGGGAGGGCAGGAGCCACCTCAAGCCATTATCCCAGGTTCAGTGATACTGACTTGTAGCTCACTCAGGAAGCAAGCAGCTCTCAATCTCTGGGGCAGCGGCATCACCTGGAGCACTTGTTTAAAAACTCCTGGCCCCAGAAGGTTCAGTGAATCTGCAGCTGGGGGTTGTGTGTTCTCGTAGGAAGCCAGGATAGTCTCAGCTTGCCAGAAGTGGGGGCTGTGAGGGACAGGAGGGAGCATGATGACTATTAAAATGAGTCAGTGCTGTCCTTTTGCAGATAGGGGAACAGTCTGTacagagaagtgacttgcccacgaTCATTCGGGGCTGATGTCACTTTTCGTCTTGAGTTTCTGGCAGTGGGGGGTTGCAGGTGAGGAACCCCTGATGGGTCTGGGGTACTTTTTGCTTCTCGAGAGAGTCTCTTCTCCCCCTTGGGCATGTGCACCCAGCTCTGGAAAGATGGCAGCCCGGCCGAAGGCTGAGACTGAAGTCCTCtgtgggtgaggggtgggggccgGTGCCAGCCCCCATGTCCGGGGCTGGTGCGTGTGCTGTCCCGATAAGTCCCCGTCCCATTGTGGCCCCCGCGTTCCTGGAGGAAGGAAGCCAGAAGCTGGAGGATGCAGCCGTGCCTATCTCGAGCCCAGGGAGGCGGGTGACGCAGAGTAGCGGGCTTGAGGGGGGCCGTGTGGAGCACTGACAAATCCACATTTTTATCCACGTACCAGATGTAGTTGTTTGTCTCAAGCACAGGCTTTCAGGACCTAGCGGGTGTGCAAAGGGGGACACACATGGCTGGGGGGTGGCTGTGTACTCCCGAGTCCTACGGACAAATGCTGGTTCTAGGGTACAGAGAGACTGAATCCGGCACCCTCACCCCCCTCCATGCAGGCCCAGCTCCCGGGGGAACCCGGAGGTGAGTTCATGGTCAGAGCCccagctggggaaggagagatCTCCAGAATGTTCTAAGAGTCTAGCCACAGGCTCCAGACACAGGGAGACACCCAACTCAAAGTGCCGCTGGGAAGCTGGGGACGGAGCAGGATCTCGGGGTGCAGTCCGGGCCTGGCAGCCTGGGCCCTGTCAGTCTTGCATGAGGGGCTGTGTGCCCTGCCCGGGGGGCTCAGAGCAGCAAACACAACGGGCGTTTCTGCCGCTGTGCTTTCTTCAGAGCACTGAGGGCAACCTTGGCCGCCGCTCGGAAGACGTCCTCCACGTTCTCCCGAAACTTGGCAgaacattccaggtagagggcGGCTCGGATCTGTTCGCAGGCACtctggccctggggagggggaaggggccgCCATTAGATGAGGGGCCTGGAGCATGGGGCACCTCCTGACACCCCCCCATGGATTTGGGAACTTGGAGCTGGCTTTGGGGGCTCTCCGAGGGGAGGGTGGTCTTGGTGAGGagcccccatccccccatcccccagcagtGTGTGTGGATGGAACGGAAGGGCCTGCGGTGCGGCCCAGGGGCTCCGGCCGTGGCGGCTGAGAAGCCCCATCCTGCCTCTAccctgcccccctctcccacctcaggCCCCGTTTAGGCAATGGAACTGGTGAGGACAGTAAAAACTAGCTCTActtctaaaatttacttttattaacgcttcttcctttttattaaacTTTCTTATTAGTTTTCCTTTGTGTTCCTTTTATTGTCCCATGCCTCGCCCAGAAAAGCCGCGGGGTTTGGTTTTGCCCATGACTCTCACAGGTAGGGGAGCCCTGCTCTCGAACAAGGCCTGCCCCTCCAGTCCCCTGGGGCAGACGAGACAGGATCCTGGCTACGCTGCacattagctgtgtgactctcCACCTCCACTTCACCCCTCTGGGTCTCAGGTTCTCCCCTGTAAAACAGGGGATGCGAACAGTCTGTGCCTCAGGGTTATAAGGATGAAATGAGGTAGGGAAGCAGAGGATGGGGGAGAGCGGAGACCCCTTCCTGACCTGCATGTAGGTGATGGGCTCCAGCTGGGAGGCCCGGAGCTTCCGAAGCTGCTCCTTGTCTTTGCGCAGGTCTGTCTTGCAGCCAATGAGCACCATGGGGGTCCCACGGCAGAAATGTGTGACCTCAGGGAACCACTGCGGAGGGAGAGGGCAGGCGTCAGGGCTGAGGCCAGATCCGTGGGCCCCACCCCCAAGGCAGGCTGGCTGGGTCACGGGCCTCACCTTGATGAGGACGTTGTCATAGCTGGTGGGGTTCATGACGTCATAGCAGATGAGCACGAGGTGGGTGTTCTGGTAGGACAGGGGCCGCAGCCGGTCATAATCTTCCTGCCCTGAAATGGGAGAGGAGGTAGGGGTCAAGGAGGCACCACACCCTTGTCCacctgagtcccctgtctgggcTCTGTCTCCAAGGCCtcggtttgctcatctgtaaaacagacaTGGCAGCCCACAGTAGCAAAAGTTCCAGGAGATAAAACCCATGCGGTGCTCAGAACCGGGTCTGATTACAGGGTAATCAGGAGAAGCTGGAGAACCTGTTAGCAATTCCGTCCGTGGCAATCACTgcctaccccccccccgccctgggccAAATCACCTCCCCTCCGGGAAGAAGGTTGGGGGGCACTGGGGGGGGGGACTAGGCCACTGCAGGATCTGGGAGGGGACCCCCAGGCCGAGCGGCGGGGCCTTGGGTTGAATTCCTCCTGCCCTTCTGGCAAACCCCAGGAGGAGAGTGGTGGGGGGCCGGGCACAGCTGCTGTCAGGCTCACCTGGGGAGTCGGCTGGTGCTCGGCCCTCCCCCACACCGACTGAATCAGACGCCAAGGCTGGGTGTggttttttaatgctttttagtaatttttttaactgacaatttcaaacttacagaaaagttgcaaaaaggGTGCCAAGAACTCCCTCAGATTCCTGAGTATTACATTTTGCCCCACCTGCCCTTTGTACACGTAAACACTTGAGCAGGTGAGAGTCCCTGCACACATTCCGCGGCCTCACCCCAGCACAGTCCTCGCGGATTTCCAAGAACAGGCGTGTTCTATCACCTCCCGTAGAACAACTAGCAAGCTGGAGCAAGCAGCATGGACGCCGGGCTCTAACCCAACCCACGGGCCGCACTCAGATCTCAGCGGTGATGTCCTGTGGTCGTTCTGCCCCAGTCCAGAAGCAGGCCCAGGATTATGCCCTGCCCTGAGTCACCGGTATGCCctagtattatttaaaaactccCCCAGTGAGAACTGAGAGCCTTTTGGGCTCCCTGGCAGCTCTCCAGCTGCCTCTGCAAAGGCAGAAAGGTGACTTTCTTCCAGGACCTGGAACACAGAGGCCCAGtagtcccctgcccctccccctaacctgggggtgcctgggtgccagCCTGCCCTCCTGCTCGCTCCCTGCCAAAGCTGGCCTCTCCATTGAGCAAGGACAGGCCACATCCTCGTCCTCCTGGCCCCCAGCTGCTGCTGGGGACACTGCCACGCTCTGCCTTCCCCCTGGCTGTCCCTCAATCTAGGACCCCTGCGGTGTGCAGTGTGACCGGGACTCACAGCTAGGACAAAGGCTGGGCCAGGAGGACTCCATGCTGCCATTCAGCCAGAGTCCCCCCAACACTGTGGAAGGAGTGAGGGACTGTCAGGGCCTGGCCGACTCAGACTCTTCCGCCCTCATCACCAAGCTGGAGAAATCCTTGTAACTGCTGGGAAGCCCATCCAGGATGCTGCTCCAGCCCATCTCCTCCAAACTGTCCCCTCTCCTAATCTTGGTCCATGTCTTTCTAGACCTGTGCTGTCCAATGGGGTAGCCGCTAGCCCCATGCGGCtacttaaattaattaacattaaaaattcagGTTCTCCATtgcactagctacatttcaagtgatTAATTGCCACACAGGGCTAGTGGCTCCCGGGACGGGCAGCACGGGTGCAGGACATCCCATCGCTGCAgaaatttctattggacagcatgGCACCATCCCGTCCAAGCCATCGCTGGTCTCTCCCATGATCTGCTGCTGCCCCTCAACAATCCATTCTCCACCCGGCAGCTGGCCGGATCTAAGACATAAGGAAgatcctgcctctctcccctcaaaTGAAGAATACTTTCAATAGCTCCCTATTGCCCTTTGTATAAAATCCAAACATCTCCCAAGGGTCCACATGACCTGGCACCCACAGACCTGACCTTTTCTCCCCCGAAGTCCCCCGACCCCCGCTGTTTCTCAAACCCACCAAGCTTTTGTGCCCCAgagcctttgtacttgctgtccACCCCCAACCTGGAATGCTTTCCCTACTCACCCCCCCcattttttcttagcattttactttaaaacattcaaactgaatgtcattatttcctttttcaggaTAATTGTCTTCTCTCTACTCCTTCGCAATAACACCACTTTATGCTTTATACACTTTTTAGAGTGCTTCTGCCTATGAACCGTTAAGAAATCCTTACAGCCATCACCTGATGGGCTAGACAGGAAGTGAAGAATATTTCCATTTACACAGAAACTGAGCTTCAgagaagtgacctgcccaaggtccctGCAGCAGTCACCCAGCCGGGGCCCAACCCCAGTCCAGCCGGGTCCTGGTCGAGCACTCCTTCTGCTGATAGCAACGCTCTGTTTTGCTTTGCATTGTGCCAACATGGGTTCTGGGCCCCTATGATGTAACGGTGAAGCTCCTACTTCTGGTACAACGTGCATGTCTATTCCCCGTTAGAAATCCAGCGGGAGTGGACAAGTAGCTGTAAAATGGGCCTCCTGTGCTCTGTCGGCTTCCCTTATCCTGCACGGCGGGCTCCTCATAGAGGCCTTCCCCTCACCACGCAGCATCTGCCCCCTGCACTGGGTGTCCACAACCTGGGCCTGTCCTTAAAAATCATCCCTGGCGCCTGGCAGGCGTCCAGTCAGGCCTGGCTGCTTGTCTGCTCTTGTCAGAAGCAGCAGAGAGCAGGGCTGCGCCGGGCCAGGGGGTTTAGCAACTCCGGCTGGGGAGGATTTCAGTACTGCGGCTGGAAGGAGGAAGTCAGcctgagcccccctcccccgccccccggggccTCTGCCCTTGCCCGTCCCTCATCCCTCATCCCTCATCGAAAGGTTCTTCTTGCCCAGGGATGCCTcgctccctcctttccttcaggTCTCTGCAGAAACGTCACCTCCTCCGGCAGAGCTTCCCTGACTACTGCCCCACACCCGACCATGGCTCTATTATTCTTCTGAGTACGTGTCACTCCCTGCTGCtgggttttggtttggttttgtctgCCCCACGAGCAGAGAAGCCCCTGAGGACAGTTATAACCCCTGGGACACAGGTGAGCTCAGTAACTGTTGGGTGAATGAACGAACAAACACATGAGTGTGTGAATATGGGgtaatgataaccttgctggctTTCAGCAAGGGCACTTCACTTCGGTCACCTGTGTTCATTGAAGCAGCCACCCTGGGAGGTACGCTAGGCGGAGAAAGTTCTTCCTGTAAGGAGCCCATGTGGCCGAGAGGGGCCTTTTCCAAGGTCATAGACAGGTTCCCCGTGAGCTGGAGCGCCAACTCGGTCAGCTCCAAGTTCAGCGCCTGCCATGCCACTCTAAAATTGCCAAAAATTCTCTTAGGAAGCCTTCCCTGGACTTCCCGACTGGGAATCAACCTCTGGACCTTGTTGCCTTACAaatggtttcctcacctgtgaaaggGGTACGTGAGAAGCAGGTGAGCCTTGATAACGATAGTAAAAGGAGTGAGTACCAACAACGCATGTCGGCAACGGGCTCCCTCGTTATGAAGGCTCATCATGCTCACCCACGGCTTCACCTGAAGCCCGCTGCCTGCACTAACCCGTCATTCCTCATTACGATGCTAACACGGTAGGGCtcttgtcatccccattttacagatgcagaaactgatgCACAGAAAGGTGAAGTGAGTCgccttaaggtcacacagctaggggGAAGCTCTGTAAGAGAGAGAGGACCATAGGTACGACTACTGGGGGTGCCTCTCTCTCAGTCCACTCCAGAGCGTAGGGAGCTGTCCTGACCCTACAAGCCCCAGGCCTGACCAAAAGGCCGCCAACACAGGTATCCCGAGAGAGAGAGGGGCTCAGGAGGCAATGGGCAGCCAGCCCAGATCCCAGCCCTCTCCTCCGGGCTGCCTTCCTGACTTGACTGTCAGGCTCAACTTTTCCCAAGTGAGTGTGGGACCTCCACGTGGGGACCAGGCCTGCAAATGATGGACATGCTGACCTCATATCCCCTCGGGAGATGTGGAGGATCCCGGACGCCTCTCCTGTAGGACTACACTCAGACTCACGTTCTGTGACCTGGGTGCcttccctctctggacctcagtttccttatctggcaGAGGGGGTGATAGCCCTGCCCCTGATACTGGAAGTAAAGGACTTGTAGGCTAAGCAATGCTGAACAAAGGTGAAGGACTGTTACTATGGTTACTCTTAAGACAGAAACTTccagggcctgggggcctgggcggGGATCTAACCCCAGATCTTTGGACCCACAAGCTTTAGGGGGCCCCCCAACCACAAGGTGCTACTATTACCCTCCCCATTTACCCACACTGATGCCAAGACTTAAAGGGGCCAAGTCACCTGTCCAGCGGCACACCGGGGTCCCACTCTGGCCTCTGCAGATGGGCTTGCACGGAGTTACGTGCAAAGGGATGCATTTGTTTCTAGCAAGGAAAGGTCTTCTGGGCCACAGCTCCCCTTGAAGTGGCCCATTTTCCTGAAGCTGGTGGGGCTGTGGGGCGGGGAGGAAGTGAGGCTCTCTCTCACTTAGCACAAGGGTATTTCCTTTGTGGGAAGGAGCTTTGTTGTGTCAGTCACTTTCCAGGGGCAGGGGTCTCTAAGGCCTGGAGCTAGGCTGAGAAGAGGGTGTCACTGGGCCACAGTGATCCCCATATCTGCTAGCCATACAGAGAGCAGGTGGTTCCCAGCTCCAGCCAGGGCATTGGTCAGGGGAGGGGCGCAGGCCACATAAGAAGGGGAAGCTGCCAGAAGAGGAACCCACTTATTGCTATTGGGGCCCGCCCACCTGCGTTTCCTCCCCAGAGGCGGGAGTGGCTGGGGCagccccagcctggagcccacgCTCTGACTGCCCGCAGCTTCAGCTCTTCAAGCCCCCAGGGCTTCTGGCTCTTAGACATCCCTCTGCTCCCTGATTCCCTGTCTCAGCAACTCCTTTACGCCCCCCCCCAACTGTTCCTATTGTTCCCATCTCAGGCTGGGAAGGGGACCacagccccccacctcctgggCCACCCCCATCCCATCCTGTGATGCCCCGCCCCTGGACCCCACCCCAAGGCCCAGACAGCTCCATCTCTAGTTGGTGTCTTAACATCCCACcttgcccccacctcccctctgcccaggAAACTTCAGACTGCACCACAGCTTCCTGCCTCTGCGGTGTCAGGGCCCACAGCGAAGTGCTCACTGGGCCCGCCTCCCCTTCACCTGTCAGCACGGAGAGCTCCGCCACCCCTCCAACCAGCCTCCCACTGCTGGGGCATCTCTATCTGCTTCTGCAGGATGGACACAAGCAGCCAGACTGGCCTCCCAGGGGCCACCCCTGTCCCACAGCTCTGGTCACCGGCAGTTGGCTGGAAAGATGCCACTCTGCACCACCATCCCCCACCACGGGGTCTAGCTCAGCAGGTTCCAGAACCTTCTACAACAACCTTTATGAGACTCGTCTCCAGCTCAGccactcccctcacccccttAGTCTCTTCCTCTAGTTGGTCCCCTGGCCCTCCTTTTTTGCCACTGATTTTTGATCTCCATCCACCCACGGGTAGAGACCGTCTCACTGCCTTTATCATTCTCCAGGAGCACCTCTGCCTCCAAATCTCTTCTGCATTCGTTCCTCAGGCACCGTGCTGGGCGCTGGCATATGGAAGAGGAACGACCCAGTCTCTCCTTCACGGTCCTTGCGACAGGGCTTCCTGGGTCACAGCGGGACACCCCGCAAGGAGCGGCCACGTTTCTTTCTCCCTGAGTATTCCTCCTCGGGCTGTCCTGCTGACCGTGAAGCCTGTCGACTTCCCTAGGACTCCACTGCGTCGTTCAACCCCCAGCTCTGTTTCTCTGCGGCTCGCCAGAGTCCttcggggagggtggggggaggcagctcGGAGCTCTGCAGGCCTTCGATTCAGAACAGGTTGGGCTTGGGTCTGAGCCTGAATGGCCgggcgggggttgggggtggcGGCCTTAAAAAATCATGACAACATTTAGCCCTTCCCAACAGCCGACCCCTGTGTTACACATCACACGGATCTAGTGTAATCCTCAAGACTAATTTAGTTAGCCCTgattactgatgaggaaactgaggcccaggtgaCGCATAGCCAGGGAGCCAGCCTCACAGCCCAGGTCTGATTCCAAAGCACGGGGCAGGAAGATCATCATCGCTGCGGCGGCCCCGGGCCTCTGATGACCGGGCCTGGAGCCCCTCCAATTCCTCCTGCAGCAGCTGTGAGCGCAAATCCTTCTTACACCAAACAGAAATCGTCCGGAACCTCCACACTACAATCTGCCCTAACATgttctttgagcatctttttctGGCCAAGGCCACAAAGACCAGAAATGGTCCCTATGCTGGGTCTGATGGGGGAGGCTTCCATGAACAGTGAACCCTAGGGATCTGACAGGAGAGGCCCTGAGGTCCCAGAGGACGGAGGAGAGTGAAAACCACCCTGTGAACTCTCCCTGCCTCACCAGCACCTCACCCACAAAGTGGGGCTGATGAACCTGCCCCTCCCTGGGTTCCTGACAGGAAGTATGTGAAACTAAAAGTATCCCAGACACACTGTAAGTTTTACTGCTCTTATGGCTACGCCCCCAGGGAACTTCTCAGCAACCTTTGGCTTTCTCAGTTCACAGGGCTGGAAGCAGGGCCCTGTTCTAGGGGCAGCGGGTTTGGGGCCCTCATCCAACAAGAGGGGGCTCCTTAGAAGCCACTATAGGATGGGTCCCACCATACAGTAAAGGCTGCTGAAGTCAGGAATGGAGGAGGGGTCTGGGGATGGGGTGATCCCTTTTCTGATTCTCTCCAGGGTGGAGTGAGAGATGCTACTCGCTGCCTTGGGGTGGGGGATGTCTGGATTTTGGCTCCATCCAAGGCTAGTGGAGACTTCCCCTCACATGGACAAGGCTTGGCTGGCAGTGGACAGGGCACCTGGTGACCTGGTTCCACGCAGGTCACTGAGCACTGAGTCAGAGAGGTTGGATGAGATCCTGACCTTTGTCCCCCAATGTTGGTTCAGCCCAGAAGGGGATTGAGTGCAGGAtggaagctccctgagggcagacacctggcaccccccctcccccccttgcaACGGGGACTCTGATAACTGACCCGATTAGCATAAATCCACTTGCATTAGGAGCTGCAGGTGGCCAAGAGAACCTTATTCTGGACTTAGAGCTCTGTTCCTTCCTCAGCGCTTGGTTTATCCCCAGGGAACCAGGAAGACACAGAAATGTAGCCCGAATCCCAGAACTACAGGCTCAAAACTGTAGACCACAGAATTCCAGAACCATGTACTGTAGCCGATGGAATCCCAGAAGTGTGGAACTCAGAATTTATGTCCACAGGACCCCGGAGCCTCAGGATTGTCAACCACAAAATCCCGGAGTCACAGGCTCTGATCTGTAGCCCAGAGTATTCTAGAACCACAGGACCCAGAAATTCAGCCCACAGAATCCTAGCACCAGGGGACTCAAATCTGCAGCCCACATAATCTTAAGAGACCACAGCATGCAACACACGAAATCCTGGAACCATGGGAAGCAGAAGCGATGCCCACGGTTTTCTAGAACCTCAGGGGAGGAACGAAGCCGTGGGTTCTCAGCACATTAAGCGCTAGGAGGGTGGCCGAGGAGCTCATCTCATTCAAGTACCCTCCTTCCAAAGATGGGGCGACCGAGGCCCTCTGGGCCTCCAGGGCCACCCTGCCAGAGCCCCTCCGCGGCCTTCAGGAGTGCTGGGAAGTCAGGGCCCCACAGGGGCTGGTGGGCGGGGATGCCCGGAGGGGGATGCCCGGGCTGGGGGGGGGAACCCTTCGGGCACCAGGGACCCTCGCTGCGCAAGCGCACTCACCGGCGGTATCGTACAGGTTCAGGGTCACCTCCTTGCTGCCCACAGTCACGCTGGCCGTGTATTTCTCGAATACAGATGGGGCGTAGTCCTGTCGGAGAAGAGGTCGGCTGGTTCTTAAGGGGTGCGACGGGGGCCCAGGGTCCAGCTGCGCCGCCCCCCTTCACCCCATCCAGCTCAGCTCCCCTCACCCCGCTGGGCTCTGGAATTCCCGAGGGGGCGCCCCAGGGTGGCGGCTGCCTCTCCACGCGCAGGACGCCGGGGAGCCGGAGTCCCGGCTCAAGGTGCAGGCTGAAGGCCATCCGTCGCCCCCGGTGGCCCCAAGCCCGTTTGCCCCGCGGTCTAacccccacccgccccccggCGGGCCTCACCTCAGGGAAGGAGCCCTGGCTGTACACCATAAGCAGTGATGTCTTGCCGCAGCCGCCGTCACCTACGATCACGATCTTCAGCTCCTTCCTGCCCGGGCCCGGGCCCGGGGCCCCGGGGGCATCCATAGCTGTGAGCAGCCCGCACTGGCAACCGCGCGCCGGGCGGACCTCTGGGGCTGAACGatcgggggtgggggcgggaccCAGGGGGCGGGGCGAAATAAACCCCGCCCACTACGTGCCTGCATTGCCTCCGCCAGGCAGCCACCCGGGCTCacctcccagcctcagttttcctgttAGGGTCCCCGCGCGGGGCGTTCACCTTTCATccccagggaaactgaggcaactGAGGAACGGGGGTGCTCGGCCTGCAGCGCcgctcccactccctcccctgcacGTCAAGGCGCGCCCCCCATCGACAAGATTCGATCGTTTCGTTTCCGCCGTTCCTCGCCGGACACCCGATTGGCAGGCTCCGCCTTCTGGCAGGGACCCTCTGATTGGCCGGCTCGGCCTCC
Proteins encoded in this region:
- the RHOF gene encoding rho-related GTP-binding protein RhoF, with the translated sequence MDAPGAPGPGPGRKELKIVIVGDGGCGKTSLLMVYSQGSFPEDYAPSVFEKYTASVTVGSKEVTLNLYDTAGQEDYDRLRPLSYQNTHLVLICYDVMNPTSYDNVLIKWFPEVTHFCRGTPMVLIGCKTDLRKDKEQLRKLRASQLEPITYMQGQSACEQIRAALYLECSAKFRENVEDVFRAAAKVALSALKKAQRQKRPLCLLL